AGATTCAGTTGCAAGTGCAGTTCATCGAATCGAAAATCCGCCTCTTAATGTTCCCAGAAATATGTTAAGCTCATTAAATCTTATGAGCGTTCAGGTTCAGGCAAGAATAGGAGGTCAGAGAATAAGAAGAAACAAGCAGTTAATTGAAATACTGGATATCGATCCAAGGACAAAGGAACTTATAACAAATGAAGTTTTCAAATGGCATCAGTCAACTGATGAAATAAGGTATTCAGGAAAATCATACATTTTAGAAGATATAATGGAATCACGCGGCTGGGATGAAACAAGAATGGTAGAAGAGCTTAAAAGACGCCAGGAAATTCTTGAATGGATGAGAATTAAAAAGCTTAGAAACTATAAAGATGTCGGAAAAGTACTGATGTCTTATTATCGCGATTCAGAGGCTGTGATCAAACTTGTAAGAGAGGATTTGTATGAATAGTTACGAACGGTTCTGCTTTAATCTTCTTGGTGAAAGAGTACAAAAAAAAAGAGATGACTATAGTTCTCTTCGGAATGAAATGCTTAAAGCCAGAATGAAAATTTCATTTGAAGCATATCTTTCAACAGCATATGTAAGTTCAGTTTTTGCCGGATTTTTTATGGCGGCAATAATTGGTATGATTACTTTTATCTTCAGACTTCCTGAACTTATTGTTTACAGAGGAAATTTACCTGATATTTTTTACGAATTAAGTCAGTTCAGTCTTATAATCGGAACAATTTTAACAATAATAATATCTCTGATTATCTTTGGAGGCATTACATATGCAATATTTCTGGTTTATCCGAGCATTCTTTCAAGCGACAGAAAACGAAATATTGATGCAACACTTCCGTATGCAATTAACTATATTACTGCAATGTCAACTGCCGGAATCACTCCGGCAGAGGTTTTCAAACTTCTTGGTGAAAGTGAAATTTATGGGGAAAGTGCGGTTGAGGCACGCTATATCACAAGAGAGGTTGAAATATTTGGAAAAGATCTTCTTGAGGCCTTAAGAACAGCAGGACAATACACTCCCAGTGACAGGATGAGGGATTTTTTGCAGGGTTGTGTTGCAAGTATCTCAAGCGGCAGTAACCTAACAGAATACTTTAGAAATAAGTCCGAGCAGTACACCCGTGAAAACAGACTTGAGCAGAAAACTTTTCTGGAAACTCTCGGACTTATTTCAGAATCATATGTGACTGCACTTGTAGCAGGAACTTTATTTTTAATAATTCTTCAGTCAATTATGTCATCAATCAGCGGTGATTCAAATCCCGTTTTCTTATATGCCGTTATATACGGGATAATTCCTCTTGGCAGTATAATGTTTGTGATATTAATTGATTCGATGACTCCGGAGGCCTGATTTTATGAGTATTTTTAAGAAAAAAGACACTGGAGAAGATAAGAATATAAAAAGTAAAGATGATGAGCAACAGGAAGAAATTCTTGAGAAAATAGAAGTCAGGAGAAAAAAGAGCGAAGGTTTTAACCGGATATTTGAGCACCCTTTTTTGGTTTTAACTGAAAAACCGGAGAATATTCTTCTCGTGTCAATTCCACTTGCTCTTTTATTCTTTTTAGGAGGAGTTACAACCACAGTAATGCAGTACGGGTTAATCTCTCTAATAAAATCTACATTTATTGATGATTTATTTGTATTTGCACTTATCATTGCACTTTTGCCCTTCACAATTCTGGATTTAAAAGAAGCAATGCGCAGAAGAAGTATTGAGACTGCTCTTCCAAATTTTTTCAGAGATGTTGCAGGAATGAATGAGAGCGGGATGACTCTTCCAAATGCAATCAGCACAGTCTCAAACGGGGATTATGGAAAACTCACTTCATATATCAAAAAAATGAATAATGAAATTTCATGGAATATTCCTTTTATTGAGGCAATTTTCAGATTTGGTGAGAGTCTTGGAACACCTCTTGCAAAAAGGAGTGTTGATCTTGTTGCAAAGGCAAGTTTAGCCGGAGGAAATGTGAGCGAAGTCTTAAAAGCCGCTGCAAACGATTCTTATGAGTTCATCAATCTGGCAGATGAACGAAGAAACAATATGATGATTTATGTGGTGATTGTACTGGTGTCATTTCTTGTCTTTATGGGTGTAATTGCAATTATGACAAGCACTTTTCTTGAAACAATGGCAAATGCAGGTTCTGCTGTCCAGGGCTCAGGCAGTTCAGGTCAGTCTCTTTCTTTTGGAGGGAATCTGGATATGGACTTATATAGACGTATATTTACACATGCATCATTAATTCAGGGGTTCTTCTCAGGTCTTGTGGCAGGTCAGATGGGTGAAGGCAGAGCTGTTGCCGGATTGAAATATTCTATTATCATGATGGCTATTGCGTGGGTCGCTTTCAGATTTATTATCTGAATATTTTTTTAGACTTTTTAAAAAATTTCCTGATTGGATTTACACTTCTAATTGGTAGAATTTATTTTTTTCAAATCAGATATTTCTCCAGTTTAAGTAGAATTAATTAAAATTTCGAATTTAAAATGGTCAAGATATTCAAAACGAATAGCTTGATCGTTTTTATTAGCAGAATTTAAAAATAATTCTTTTAACTAAAATCAATTTGGAGTAGATTTGTCACGAAAATCTTAAATTTTTGATCTAAATGTCAAAATTTAAAAAAAGATTTTCATCGTTTTTTGTGTGATGAAAAAAGCTCATCATGTGCGTTTGTTATGAAAGTCTAAAATCCCTGATAGACTTTCATCAGTTTTTGTGTGATGAAAAAAGCTCATCATGTGTGTTTTACATGAAAGTCACTTTGTAACTTAAATGAAACTGTTTTCATGAAATATAATTTCATGGATGTTTTTATGATAAATTGATTATGATTAATTTTATTCTTCCTTTTTCAGTTCAGCATATTTTTTTATAAATTCTCTGATATTTTCTGCTTCTTTCCAGCCAATATCAATCTCTTTTAATTTCCTGTCAATTTCTATTGCCTGATTGTATACAATTCCTGCTGTTTCTCCACCTTCCAAATCAGTTACACCAACAATTGTCTGAAGAGGATTTCTGATATCTGCGTTTAATTTTTCAAATTCTTTTATATTTCCCATGAAAACACCAAGATTTTTAACAAGCTCCTTTAGGTTTTGCTCACTTTCTTTTAAAGCTTCAACAGATTTTTTGTAATCTGTGATGTCTTCCATAATTATTGTAAATCCTGGTGTACCATCTGTAAATACAGTGGGAATAATTTTAATTTTAAAGTAAAGTGGTGAATTATTTTTAATAATAGTTATCTCTTCATTGATCTCACCAGTTTCTGCCGCTTTTTTGACATAATTCTCTATATTTAAATTAAAGTCATTAAAAAGATCATGGCAGTTCATCCCTTCAGGTTTCTTTACTTTTGAGTCAATAAGCTCTAATAATTTTTTATTTGCACTTACAACATTGCATTTGTCAGATACAAGCAGTACTGAATCTGACGTAAAATCCATCATCGTAAACATTGGGACTCTTTTGGACTGGTAAAAAACTTTTGCCTGACCATAAGATTCCATATCCACCTGACCCAAAAGCAGCATTAATTCCAGATAATGTCCAACTGATATTCTATTTATTCCGATTGCTTCAGATATCTGTTTGACAGACATGCCTCTGGGATTTTCTTTAAGGACTTCAAGTATCTTTGAAAATTCCTTATGATCATCAACCATGATAATCTTTATATCGTTTCATTAAAAAGAAGTTTACTATTGGAGTGCATTCAAATACTTATGATCC
The genomic region above belongs to Methanomicrobium antiquum and contains:
- a CDS encoding type II secretion system F family protein, yielding MNSYERFCFNLLGERVQKKRDDYSSLRNEMLKARMKISFEAYLSTAYVSSVFAGFFMAAIIGMITFIFRLPELIVYRGNLPDIFYELSQFSLIIGTILTIIISLIIFGGITYAIFLVYPSILSSDRKRNIDATLPYAINYITAMSTAGITPAEVFKLLGESEIYGESAVEARYITREVEIFGKDLLEALRTAGQYTPSDRMRDFLQGCVASISSGSNLTEYFRNKSEQYTRENRLEQKTFLETLGLISESYVTALVAGTLFLIILQSIMSSISGDSNPVFLYAVIYGIIPLGSIMFVILIDSMTPEA
- a CDS encoding type II secretion system F family protein, translating into MSIFKKKDTGEDKNIKSKDDEQQEEILEKIEVRRKKSEGFNRIFEHPFLVLTEKPENILLVSIPLALLFFLGGVTTTVMQYGLISLIKSTFIDDLFVFALIIALLPFTILDLKEAMRRRSIETALPNFFRDVAGMNESGMTLPNAISTVSNGDYGKLTSYIKKMNNEISWNIPFIEAIFRFGESLGTPLAKRSVDLVAKASLAGGNVSEVLKAAANDSYEFINLADERRNNMMIYVVIVLVSFLVFMGVIAIMTSTFLETMANAGSAVQGSGSSGQSLSFGGNLDMDLYRRIFTHASLIQGFFSGLVAGQMGEGRAVAGLKYSIIMMAIAWVAFRFII
- a CDS encoding PAS domain-containing protein — its product is MVDDHKEFSKILEVLKENPRGMSVKQISEAIGINRISVGHYLELMLLLGQVDMESYGQAKVFYQSKRVPMFTMMDFTSDSVLLVSDKCNVVSANKKLLELIDSKVKKPEGMNCHDLFNDFNLNIENYVKKAAETGEINEEITIIKNNSPLYFKIKIIPTVFTDGTPGFTIIMEDITDYKKSVEALKESEQNLKELVKNLGVFMGNIKEFEKLNADIRNPLQTIVGVTDLEGGETAGIVYNQAIEIDRKLKEIDIGWKEAENIREFIKKYAELKKEE